A section of the Rubritalea squalenifaciens DSM 18772 genome encodes:
- a CDS encoding TonB-dependent receptor codes for MFTRTSLITGLLLSSCSVYTFAGTAVSLPLDTAEEPSSPWRLRSGVMWRKTGALSISPDAFGAYTAGLPAFTSHVGEADQDADRTYADGFVNIGAATPNTGLTSYWGYDNSSQVVGDSITFNSTPITTLTSAEAAKTGDSTSAVPYIELAYLVPVNDQLEAGVSLQFAFNGLSSSINSTLDEASVVVSDTYNVPSGFIFPSPGYVGTFPGPGPLINNQPDSRTAVSTPIQSYAYQFEADTDVYSLALGAELQWQPKGSVYVGFSSGLVINYVDWSASWSAPTFSGSSASQASFGDDGDDILYGFYSKANIGYQLDENWSLEGFFRYDWTESLEERVSTTAFDVNLSGWSGGVGVTYRF; via the coding sequence ATGTTTACACGTACCTCCCTCATCACTGGGCTGCTACTCTCCTCTTGCTCAGTCTATACCTTTGCAGGCACCGCGGTCTCTCTACCATTGGATACCGCCGAGGAACCATCCAGTCCGTGGCGCCTTCGCTCTGGTGTCATGTGGAGAAAAACCGGAGCACTAAGCATCAGCCCAGATGCTTTCGGCGCCTACACGGCCGGGCTCCCCGCCTTCACCAGTCATGTTGGTGAAGCTGACCAAGATGCCGACCGCACCTACGCTGACGGCTTTGTTAACATCGGTGCCGCCACTCCTAACACTGGATTGACCTCTTACTGGGGATACGACAATTCCAGCCAAGTTGTAGGAGACAGCATTACCTTCAACTCGACTCCGATCACTACACTCACTAGTGCAGAAGCAGCCAAAACCGGGGACAGCACCTCAGCGGTTCCCTATATCGAGCTCGCCTATCTCGTGCCGGTCAATGACCAGTTAGAAGCCGGCGTCTCTCTTCAGTTCGCCTTCAATGGCCTTAGCTCAAGTATCAACAGCACACTGGATGAAGCTTCCGTTGTGGTTTCAGATACCTATAACGTGCCATCAGGCTTCATTTTCCCATCTCCGGGTTATGTCGGTACGTTTCCAGGTCCCGGACCACTGATTAACAATCAGCCTGACTCTCGCACAGCAGTATCCACACCGATACAGAGTTACGCGTATCAATTCGAAGCCGACACTGACGTCTACAGCCTTGCCCTTGGAGCCGAGCTACAGTGGCAGCCCAAAGGTTCTGTCTATGTGGGCTTTTCCAGCGGCCTAGTGATCAACTATGTCGACTGGTCAGCTAGCTGGTCAGCGCCCACATTCTCCGGATCTTCAGCATCTCAAGCAAGCTTTGGCGACGACGGCGACGATATCCTCTATGGCTTCTACTCCAAAGCAAACATTGGCTACCAATTAGACGAAAACTGGAGCCTCGAAGGCTTCTTCCGCTATGACTGGACCGAGTCACTGGAGGAACGAGTCAGCACCACAGCCTTTGATGTGAATCTCTCCGGCTGGAGCGGCGGCGTAGGAGTCACCTATCGCTTCTGA
- a CDS encoding beta strand repeat-containing protein, which yields MATSKSATLACTLLSLSTIATYAATGDPLGTELRLAQGGTGNHDDYFMDYRSTTALTNGTIVVGFNSRHNSAASPQSPDGDDYGGYFRMYTKDGVVIGSAPISPYSDINASGTGRQRGPVVQALTGGGFAAVWQSRGGPGDTDDGDVYTRVYNASGVAVSSTIRVNENDPSGVADEQREMAVVALSGGGYAVVWRDDNDNSGNKDDLYVRAFNANGTAKGASVQLGSNTLHGPLFQDFSDAVALDDGGFVVSWRTRTSGSSGTGTSADGTNSGYGAFYQVFNADGTAESAVLFPYNDINPNGTGGQNTPKLAALSGGFAITWHSTGGPGDVYNPGNTSNGGDTYTRVFNNAGVPNATGTVKVNDLQTSDEETPTAIVALTGGGYAVVWRDDDEVGGVNKDDYYVRAFTAAGVAQGASVQLGDANHDAKFQDFGSLIALSDGGYAASWRTRSEGSSGSGASVDGTNSGYASSFQVFNANGTARSTVTFPYFDINPNGTGGQSSMQLAPIAAGGFAAIWTSVGGPGDVAASGSTNPTTGGDVYTRLYNNDGTAASGTKQAHVAEPTGTNDDQAAVEVIEAQGSYAVVIKDDNEDTNNKDDYFIRFFESPEVVVNTPPTLSLTGANPFYVECNIDSFTDPGATATDAEDDDSTLTVTSSGTVNTAVLGSYTITYNVSDSGNAAATPITRTVTVRDTTKPVITRTGAALIYLEQKVDSYTDQGATVTDACDSTVSVVTGGATVNPNVAGNYVITYNATDASSNVATQVTRTVTVRDTTPPTITRNGVATLTLEAGVDSYTEQGATATDIVDGSVGVTIGGDTVNTNVPGVYTVTYNAKDAANNSAIQVTRVVTVRDTTQPVITIIGPSVLTLEATVDTYTEQGATATDNIDGSLPVTIGGDTVNTNVPGTYIVTYNTKDSSNNNATTVIRVVTVRDTTPPVISRIGAATLTVEAGSSYTDQGATATDSVDGNVSVTVGGDTVNTSVPGNYTITYNAKDAANNNAVQVTRVVTVQDTTGPVISLTGPSTLTLEAGVDSYSEQGATATDNVDSSVSVTIGGDVVDTNVPGTYTVTYNAKDSLDNAATEVTRTVTVQDTTPPVITLIGDASITLQAGVDSYSEQGATAVDIIDGSVNVVIGGDTVNPNAVGVYTVSYYAEDSRSNNAQITRTVNVVAPPQYSIVALNSSKLEGNSGTTELTFTVSRTGATDRSGSVNWAITNLGTHLNSSDFLATSGTLNFAADQTSQVLTILAQGDQVVELDEQFTVELSQALPSGALINPSAKSAQGTIQNDDQASIAISAGSVTEGDSGTPKLTYSVTLTGEVDTAVSVDFATQDGGASAGDDYTAKNSSITLSSSAATTVTVDVLPDNLAETNETVTGLLSNIAAGSRNVIFTNTSALATINDDDAKPVAVADSGYEVDENRSVTVPAATGLLANDTDEDDGNGFANLTAVEIVDNPAHGVIQLQPDGGFTFTPTADYFGPDTFSYRVSDGTNTAVGNVSITINELNVADIAISSEVLQSSLVAGGEARDTFRVTVTNNGPDHATTIKLAQLLSLPSGVATVSAVPSSGTITDDTWSLDLLNGQSATVVIRLQAADSATAGADVISLSTSLASLKEVDETPENNLSAVTASVVKATEVTITSGTPTINPQTGLIEVLVTINNTNASTIDGARIYVSGYPSNTTLYNGTGIRSYGNPAVATEYLLYNISIPAGTSVQVPVVFYRADLDTAFSPDFNIELLSTPEVVPVGVGSPAGVFRIIKRPGNAYMIELDTEPGERYRIEYSDDLINWVGVPTVVPATTNRTFWTDNGLPDTSSHPSTKSRRFYRAYKLPIEE from the coding sequence ATGGCTACATCAAAATCGGCTACCCTAGCCTGTACCCTCCTATCCCTATCAACGATTGCAACCTATGCTGCGACTGGTGACCCGCTCGGAACTGAGCTGCGCCTGGCCCAAGGCGGCACTGGAAACCATGACGACTATTTCATGGATTACCGTAGCACCACGGCTCTCACCAACGGTACAATTGTTGTTGGCTTCAACTCACGTCACAACAGCGCGGCTTCACCTCAATCTCCCGATGGTGATGACTATGGTGGCTACTTCCGCATGTATACCAAGGATGGGGTCGTGATCGGCTCAGCGCCCATATCACCCTACTCTGACATCAATGCCTCAGGCACCGGCAGACAGAGAGGCCCAGTGGTGCAGGCATTGACTGGTGGAGGCTTTGCCGCAGTGTGGCAATCAAGAGGTGGTCCCGGAGACACGGACGATGGAGATGTCTACACCCGAGTCTACAATGCAAGTGGCGTGGCTGTTTCTAGCACCATCCGAGTCAATGAGAATGATCCATCGGGTGTCGCTGACGAGCAGCGGGAAATGGCAGTCGTCGCCCTTTCCGGCGGTGGCTATGCAGTGGTCTGGCGCGATGACAATGACAACAGCGGCAATAAAGACGACCTTTATGTTCGAGCATTCAATGCCAACGGAACCGCCAAGGGGGCAAGTGTACAGCTCGGCTCCAATACTCTTCATGGGCCACTATTTCAGGATTTCAGTGATGCTGTAGCTCTTGATGATGGAGGATTTGTGGTTTCATGGCGTACACGGACTTCAGGCAGCAGCGGCACTGGTACAAGCGCTGATGGCACGAATTCTGGCTACGGAGCATTCTACCAAGTATTTAATGCGGACGGCACAGCAGAAAGTGCCGTGCTTTTCCCATACAATGACATCAACCCAAATGGCACTGGTGGACAAAACACACCCAAGCTGGCAGCTTTGAGTGGTGGATTTGCGATCACCTGGCACTCTACTGGCGGCCCAGGAGATGTCTATAATCCAGGTAACACCAGCAATGGAGGCGACACCTATACCCGAGTATTCAACAATGCTGGCGTGCCAAATGCCACTGGCACTGTAAAAGTCAATGACCTGCAAACCTCCGACGAGGAAACACCAACAGCCATCGTGGCTCTGACCGGAGGAGGCTACGCAGTAGTCTGGCGTGACGACGACGAAGTAGGTGGAGTCAACAAAGACGACTACTATGTGCGCGCCTTCACAGCTGCGGGTGTAGCTCAAGGTGCCAGTGTTCAACTCGGCGATGCGAACCACGATGCCAAGTTTCAGGACTTTGGCTCACTCATTGCACTCAGCGATGGAGGTTACGCCGCTTCTTGGAGAACTCGTAGTGAAGGCAGCAGTGGCTCAGGAGCCAGTGTGGATGGCACGAACTCTGGATACGCATCTTCTTTCCAAGTCTTCAATGCAAACGGTACCGCCCGCTCTACGGTGACCTTCCCCTACTTTGACATCAACCCGAATGGCACAGGTGGCCAGTCGAGTATGCAACTTGCCCCTATCGCAGCTGGAGGCTTCGCGGCGATCTGGACATCAGTCGGCGGACCGGGAGATGTGGCTGCCTCAGGATCCACAAATCCGACAACAGGTGGAGATGTCTACACCCGCCTCTACAATAACGATGGCACCGCTGCCAGCGGCACCAAACAAGCACACGTTGCAGAGCCAACTGGCACCAATGACGACCAAGCAGCTGTCGAGGTGATTGAAGCCCAGGGCAGCTACGCGGTTGTCATCAAAGACGACAACGAAGATACGAACAACAAGGACGATTACTTCATCCGCTTCTTTGAGTCTCCTGAGGTCGTAGTGAATACACCTCCAACACTTTCGTTGACAGGAGCAAACCCGTTTTATGTCGAGTGTAATATTGATAGCTTCACCGACCCTGGTGCCACAGCCACAGACGCAGAGGATGATGACTCTACTCTCACTGTGACCAGTTCCGGAACAGTCAACACCGCAGTATTAGGTAGCTACACGATCACCTATAACGTCAGCGATAGTGGCAACGCAGCAGCCACCCCTATCACCAGAACAGTCACCGTCCGCGATACCACTAAGCCAGTCATTACCCGGACTGGAGCAGCCCTTATCTACCTCGAACAAAAGGTCGACAGCTACACCGATCAGGGAGCCACGGTCACGGATGCCTGTGATTCCACTGTGTCTGTCGTCACTGGGGGTGCGACAGTAAACCCTAACGTGGCAGGTAATTATGTGATCACCTACAATGCCACGGATGCCTCTTCCAACGTCGCTACACAAGTAACCCGTACCGTAACTGTGCGTGACACCACTCCCCCAACGATCACTCGCAATGGAGTAGCCACTCTAACACTTGAGGCCGGAGTAGATAGCTACACAGAACAAGGAGCCACCGCTACGGATATCGTCGATGGTTCAGTAGGCGTAACCATCGGTGGCGACACGGTGAACACCAACGTTCCCGGAGTTTACACCGTCACCTACAATGCCAAGGATGCAGCCAATAACAGCGCTATCCAAGTCACACGCGTCGTCACGGTCCGAGATACGACACAGCCTGTCATCACCATCATAGGCCCATCCGTTCTGACCTTGGAAGCCACTGTTGATACTTACACAGAACAAGGTGCGACAGCTACGGACAACATTGACGGCTCTTTACCAGTAACGATTGGTGGCGACACGGTAAATACCAATGTCCCGGGGACTTACATTGTTACCTACAACACCAAAGATTCCTCCAACAACAATGCTACCACAGTCATACGAGTCGTCACTGTTCGAGATACCACACCACCAGTCATCTCTCGCATCGGTGCGGCTACCCTCACGGTGGAAGCAGGAAGTAGCTACACTGACCAAGGCGCTACCGCGACAGATTCAGTAGACGGAAACGTCTCTGTCACCGTAGGCGGAGATACTGTAAACACCAGTGTCCCAGGCAACTACACCATCACCTATAATGCTAAAGATGCAGCTAATAACAACGCTGTTCAGGTCACACGCGTAGTCACCGTGCAGGACACCACTGGACCTGTGATTTCACTCACAGGACCGAGCACTCTCACGCTTGAAGCCGGTGTGGACAGCTACTCCGAACAAGGTGCTACAGCGACAGACAATGTCGATAGTTCAGTCAGCGTGACCATTGGCGGTGATGTAGTGGACACAAACGTGCCTGGCACCTATACCGTCACTTACAATGCAAAAGACTCACTTGATAATGCAGCAACTGAGGTAACTCGTACCGTAACCGTGCAGGACACCACCCCGCCGGTTATCACGCTCATCGGGGATGCCAGCATCACCCTACAAGCTGGAGTAGACAGCTACTCTGAGCAAGGAGCCACCGCAGTCGACATCATTGACGGCTCAGTCAATGTCGTTATTGGAGGCGATACCGTGAATCCTAACGCGGTCGGAGTCTATACCGTGAGCTACTACGCAGAGGACAGCAGATCAAACAACGCTCAAATCACACGTACGGTAAATGTGGTTGCCCCTCCACAGTACTCCATTGTTGCACTCAACTCTTCAAAACTCGAAGGAAATTCTGGCACGACAGAGCTAACCTTCACCGTATCCCGTACCGGCGCAACCGACCGCTCAGGCTCCGTGAACTGGGCGATCACCAACTTGGGAACTCATCTCAACAGCAGCGACTTCCTGGCTACCTCAGGGACTCTTAACTTTGCTGCCGACCAAACTTCACAGGTTCTCACGATCCTGGCTCAAGGCGATCAAGTGGTAGAACTGGATGAACAGTTCACCGTGGAACTCAGCCAGGCCCTACCTAGTGGAGCTTTGATTAACCCTTCAGCGAAAAGTGCCCAAGGCACCATCCAAAATGATGATCAGGCCAGCATTGCCATCTCAGCCGGCAGCGTGACTGAAGGTGACTCTGGGACTCCTAAACTTACCTATAGCGTCACTCTCACTGGAGAGGTTGATACTGCGGTATCTGTCGACTTTGCGACTCAGGACGGCGGAGCCAGCGCAGGTGATGACTACACAGCCAAAAACTCTTCCATTACCCTGAGTTCAAGTGCTGCCACGACCGTCACTGTGGACGTTCTTCCTGACAACCTCGCTGAAACAAATGAAACAGTCACGGGATTGCTGTCCAACATCGCTGCAGGTTCACGTAACGTGATCTTCACCAACACGTCTGCTCTGGCTACGATCAATGATGACGATGCCAAGCCAGTTGCGGTCGCAGACTCAGGCTATGAAGTTGATGAAAATCGCTCCGTGACCGTCCCTGCGGCTACAGGCCTTCTGGCGAATGATACCGATGAGGATGACGGCAATGGCTTTGCCAACCTCACTGCTGTAGAAATCGTAGATAACCCTGCCCATGGTGTCATCCAGCTCCAGCCAGACGGTGGATTCACCTTCACTCCAACAGCCGACTACTTCGGTCCAGATACTTTCAGCTACCGTGTCAGTGATGGCACCAACACAGCTGTTGGAAATGTCAGCATTACCATCAACGAGCTCAATGTAGCGGACATCGCGATCAGCTCCGAAGTTCTTCAGAGTTCACTGGTAGCTGGTGGCGAAGCTCGCGACACCTTCCGTGTCACCGTGACGAACAATGGCCCGGATCACGCCACAACGATCAAGCTAGCTCAGCTACTCTCACTCCCATCAGGTGTAGCCACTGTGAGTGCAGTGCCTTCATCCGGGACAATCACGGACGACACCTGGTCACTCGACCTACTCAACGGTCAAAGCGCCACGGTCGTGATCAGACTACAAGCAGCAGACTCAGCCACAGCTGGTGCTGATGTGATTAGCCTGTCCACTAGCCTCGCTAGTCTGAAAGAGGTGGATGAAACACCAGAGAACAACCTCTCTGCGGTCACTGCTTCCGTTGTCAAAGCGACAGAAGTCACCATCACCAGTGGTACACCCACCATTAACCCTCAGACAGGTCTCATCGAGGTTCTGGTAACTATCAACAATACCAATGCGAGCACCATTGATGGAGCACGCATCTATGTGAGTGGATACCCTAGCAACACGACGCTGTATAACGGTACAGGAATCCGCTCATATGGCAATCCAGCCGTCGCCACAGAATACCTGCTCTACAACATCTCCATCCCAGCAGGCACCAGCGTACAAGTACCTGTGGTCTTCTACCGTGCAGATCTCGACACAGCGTTTAGTCCTGACTTCAACATAGAGCTACTATCCACTCCAGAGGTCGTACCTGTAGGAGTAGGCTCACCTGCAGGAGTCTTCCGCATCATCAAACGCCCGGGAAATGCCTATATGATCGAGCTCGATACCGAGCCAGGTGAGCGCTACCGCATTGAGTACAGTGATGATCTAATCAACTGGGTTGGCGTTCCTACCGTGGTTCCAGCCACTACAAACCGGACCTTCTGGACGGATAACGGACTACCTGACACCAGCAGCCACCCATCTACCAAATCCAGACGCTTCTACCGCGCCTACAAGCTTCCTATTGAGGAGTAA
- the tdh gene encoding L-threonine 3-dehydrogenase: MKALVKSKAEEGLWLEDVPEPEVGPMDVLIKIKKTSICGTDVHIWKWDKWAQKTIPVPMTVGHEFCGEIAAVGDGVRDFKVGELVSGEGHIVCGHCRNCLAGRRHLCPNTLGVGVNRTGAFAEYLSIPAVNAYKVDPSIPEDLISTFDPLGNAVHTALSWDLVAEDVLITGAGPIGCMAASVAKFAGARHVVVTDVNPYRLELAEKLGATRVVNVANENLNDVKKELGIKEGFDVALEMSGHPSGLNDILEHTSNGAKVSLLGIFPENVAIDWDKVIFKGLILKGIYGREMFETWYKMTSMIRAGMDTSAVITHKFHYTDFAKGFETMLSGQSGKIVLDWE, encoded by the coding sequence GTGAAAGCTCTTGTTAAATCTAAAGCGGAAGAAGGTCTCTGGCTCGAAGACGTACCAGAACCAGAAGTAGGTCCTATGGATGTTTTGATTAAGATCAAAAAGACATCCATCTGTGGTACTGACGTACATATCTGGAAGTGGGACAAGTGGGCCCAGAAGACCATCCCCGTCCCTATGACAGTCGGTCACGAATTCTGTGGTGAAATCGCAGCTGTCGGTGACGGCGTCAGAGATTTCAAGGTTGGCGAACTCGTCTCCGGTGAAGGCCACATCGTCTGTGGTCACTGCCGCAACTGTCTTGCTGGCCGCCGCCATCTCTGCCCGAATACTCTCGGTGTAGGAGTCAACCGTACAGGAGCTTTTGCCGAGTACCTCTCCATCCCGGCAGTCAACGCCTACAAGGTAGACCCATCCATCCCTGAAGATCTCATCTCCACTTTCGACCCACTCGGTAACGCTGTTCACACAGCGCTCTCATGGGATCTGGTGGCTGAGGACGTTCTCATCACAGGAGCTGGTCCAATCGGTTGCATGGCAGCCTCTGTAGCCAAGTTCGCAGGTGCCCGTCACGTTGTTGTCACAGACGTTAACCCGTACCGCCTTGAGCTCGCTGAAAAACTCGGCGCCACCCGCGTGGTCAACGTGGCTAACGAGAACCTCAACGACGTCAAAAAAGAGCTCGGCATCAAAGAAGGCTTTGACGTCGCACTGGAAATGTCCGGTCACCCAAGCGGCCTGAATGACATCCTCGAGCACACCTCCAACGGCGCTAAAGTTTCCCTTTTAGGCATCTTCCCTGAGAATGTTGCCATCGACTGGGACAAAGTGATTTTTAAAGGACTCATCCTCAAGGGCATCTACGGCCGTGAAATGTTTGAGACCTGGTACAAGATGACCTCCATGATCCGTGCTGGCATGGACACCTCAGCCGTCATCACCCACAAATTCCATTACACCGATTTCGCCAAAGGATTCGAGACGATGCTCTCCGGCCAATCCGGCAAGATCGTTCTAGATTGGGAGTAA